In Bacillus toyonensis BCT-7112, a single window of DNA contains:
- a CDS encoding cupin domain-containing protein, producing MSTSGYVPDNKNLKKSSGTPNLFFDSRKNVFFKRDEKNVAYEVTSTQLPAMIGGAFVDLFMTKGHMREPHWHPNAWELDVVVSGEAVTSILNPETNQLQNYHVKAGQTVFIPMGWWHWITAITEEVQLHLFFNNDQFETAEGSDILRLTPPEVFQAAYGVSAEKLEKDLSPIKESVVIGPPNSKRLKEVKESDDSNIVVTLNGQITSCEIE from the coding sequence ATGAGTACGTCAGGTTATGTTCCAGATAATAAAAATTTAAAGAAAAGCTCAGGAACTCCAAACCTTTTCTTTGATTCAAGAAAAAATGTCTTTTTTAAAAGGGATGAGAAAAACGTTGCATATGAAGTTACTTCAACGCAGTTACCAGCAATGATTGGAGGAGCATTTGTTGATTTATTTATGACGAAGGGACATATGCGAGAACCGCATTGGCATCCGAATGCATGGGAATTAGATGTTGTTGTATCAGGAGAAGCAGTTACATCCATTTTAAATCCTGAAACGAATCAATTGCAAAATTATCATGTAAAAGCGGGGCAAACAGTCTTTATTCCAATGGGATGGTGGCATTGGATCACAGCCATAACAGAGGAAGTACAATTACATTTGTTCTTCAATAACGATCAGTTTGAAACAGCAGAAGGATCAGACATACTTAGATTAACACCACCAGAAGTATTTCAAGCTGCATACGGTGTAAGTGCAGAGAAATTAGAGAAGGACCTTTCGCCAATTAAGGAGTCGGTTGTAATTGGTCCACCTAACTCCAAACGGCTAAAAGAAGTTAAAGAAAGTGACGACTCAAATATAGTCGTTACGTTAAATGGACAAATAACTTCATGTGAAATAGAGTAA
- a CDS encoding YfmQ family protein, which produces MTTWFIVLLVVFGAFKIIVSSLPNSVIESIISKYETHPQLEEENVTVTINGKSVEDEKKSQIIHDFNEGLFLDRYYAPPHNEGTPLIINAKRGKKDFTFYIYSHEEHVDVVKQHKKKVVAYSLRSKNLQNSDMFVSADLA; this is translated from the coding sequence ATGACGACTTGGTTTATTGTACTGTTAGTTGTATTTGGGGCATTTAAAATTATCGTTTCTAGCCTTCCTAACTCTGTTATTGAATCCATTATTAGCAAGTACGAAACACATCCACAACTTGAAGAAGAGAATGTGACTGTTACTATTAATGGGAAGAGCGTAGAAGACGAAAAAAAGTCTCAAATCATTCATGATTTTAATGAAGGTTTATTTTTAGATCGCTATTATGCACCGCCTCACAATGAAGGCACTCCTTTAATTATCAATGCAAAACGTGGCAAAAAGGATTTTACATTTTATATTTATAGTCACGAGGAGCATGTTGATGTTGTAAAACAACATAAAAAGAAGGTAGTTGCTTATAGTTTACGCTCTAAAAATCTTCAAAATAGTGATATGTTCGTGTCAGCTGACTTAGCTTAA
- a CDS encoding serine hydrolase produces MNIFKIIGIVAGVILVAVIAFFVIMKYYLSKEDPDYVLKYIKEHKDDETCSLFIKRNGEVLTSINANKKLPLASTAKIVIAVEFAKQVSEGKISRDEQISLQELEKYYVKNTDGGAHPNWLEDAKARELVKNGQIALEEVAKGMIHYSSNANTTYLLEKLGIERVNESIKELELTSHDKFSSYTASLYMRGYVEKELHEPENQSLETIRNMSKDEYNKHVLQIHEWMKDEEEWKKRDIPLKVDMEFQRIWSDRLVGANAKDYMSIMGKINSRNYFPKSMQDEIENVFNGTVKNSKFEYAGQKGGSTAFVLTKSLYTTDKNGNKVEVVIMFNDIDDQVTYQKLRNNIDYFIQDFITSKEFRNKL; encoded by the coding sequence GTGAACATATTTAAGATTATAGGAATTGTTGCAGGAGTGATTCTAGTAGCTGTTATAGCTTTCTTTGTCATTATGAAGTACTATTTGTCAAAAGAAGATCCTGATTACGTATTAAAGTACATAAAAGAACATAAAGACGATGAAACATGTTCATTATTTATTAAAAGAAATGGAGAAGTATTAACTTCTATAAATGCAAATAAAAAATTACCATTGGCGAGTACGGCGAAAATCGTAATAGCAGTTGAATTTGCTAAGCAAGTATCAGAAGGGAAAATAAGTCGAGATGAACAAATTTCATTGCAGGAGCTAGAAAAATATTACGTTAAAAACACTGATGGTGGAGCGCATCCTAACTGGTTAGAAGATGCTAAAGCGAGAGAGTTAGTGAAAAATGGACAAATCGCTTTGGAAGAAGTCGCTAAAGGGATGATTCATTATAGTTCGAATGCAAATACAACATATTTGTTAGAAAAGCTTGGAATAGAAAGAGTAAATGAAAGTATAAAAGAGTTAGAGCTTACTAGTCATGACAAGTTCTCTTCGTATACTGCTTCACTATATATGAGAGGGTATGTAGAAAAAGAGCTTCATGAGCCAGAAAATCAATCTTTAGAAACGATACGTAACATGTCAAAGGATGAGTATAATAAACATGTGTTACAAATACATGAATGGATGAAAGATGAAGAAGAATGGAAAAAACGGGATATCCCATTAAAGGTAGATATGGAATTTCAGCGAATTTGGTCAGATCGATTAGTGGGTGCAAACGCTAAAGATTATATGAGTATAATGGGGAAAATAAATAGTAGAAATTATTTTCCAAAATCAATGCAAGATGAAATTGAGAATGTTTTTAACGGAACAGTTAAAAATAGTAAGTTTGAATATGCTGGACAAAAGGGTGGTTCTACCGCATTCGTATTGACAAAAAGTTTGTATACTACGGATAAAAACGGCAATAAGGTGGAAGTTGTAATTATGTTTAACGATATAGATGATCAAGTTACATATCAAAAACTTAGAAATAACATAGATTATTTTATTCAAGATTTTATAACAAGTAAGGAATTTAGAAATAAATTATAA